The Streptomyces sp. CC0208 genome window below encodes:
- a CDS encoding glycosyltransferase family 2 protein, with protein MTSIVIPAHNEAQVIGRLLDSLLADSSEDETDIVVVCNGCTDDTARIAAARGPRVRVVEIPVPSKHAALRAGDDHARGFPRLYVDADVVIGSADVRALTEPLDDDTSGVLATAPERRVPLDSCAWRVRAYYRVWQRLPAVREGLFGRGVIAVSKAGHARIAALPPLMADDLAASLAFAPGERLVVEGARVVVRPPRTWPDLIKRRIRAAVSTAQVEQHHQSPQEASARTSKADLIALVRAEPRLVTGVVVFVAAAVVARRGAAKAIRAQDFGTWLRDESSRQH; from the coding sequence GTGACGAGCATCGTGATCCCGGCCCACAACGAGGCGCAAGTCATCGGCCGGCTCCTCGATTCACTTCTGGCCGATTCCTCGGAGGACGAGACAGACATCGTGGTGGTGTGCAACGGCTGTACGGACGACACCGCGCGGATCGCGGCCGCTCGCGGTCCGCGTGTGCGCGTGGTCGAGATCCCCGTGCCGTCCAAACACGCCGCGCTGCGGGCGGGTGACGACCATGCGCGCGGCTTCCCCCGCCTCTACGTGGACGCCGACGTCGTCATCGGCAGCGCCGACGTACGGGCGCTGACCGAGCCCCTCGACGACGACACCTCGGGTGTTCTCGCCACCGCGCCCGAACGACGCGTTCCGCTGGACTCCTGTGCCTGGCGGGTGCGCGCCTACTACCGGGTGTGGCAGCGGTTGCCCGCCGTACGCGAGGGGCTGTTCGGCCGGGGTGTCATCGCGGTCTCCAAGGCCGGGCACGCCAGGATCGCGGCCCTGCCGCCGCTGATGGCCGACGACCTGGCCGCGTCGCTGGCCTTCGCGCCCGGGGAGCGACTGGTGGTCGAGGGGGCCCGTGTCGTGGTCCGGCCGCCGCGAACATGGCCGGATCTGATCAAGCGGCGCATCCGGGCGGCGGTCTCCACGGCCCAGGTCGAACAACATCATCAAAGCCCGCAGGAGGCTTCGGCGCGCACGAGCAAGGCGGATCTGATCGCCCTGGTCCGCGCCGAACCGAGGCTGGTCACGGGTGTCGTAGTCTTCGTCGCGGCGGCGGTCGTCGCCCGGCGCGGGGCCGCCAAGGCGATCCGGGCCCAGGACTTCGGCACCTGGCTGCGGGACGAGAGCAGCAGACAGCACTGA
- a CDS encoding MFS transporter, with translation MYLTDRSAPAGADSDQGRRRGLRPGVAPVVLVLGTVSLITDISSEMVTAVLPLYLVSTLGFSPLAFGTLDGVYNGVSALVQLTGGHLADRMRNHKLLAGLGYGLSALCKPLLLLVSSIGTLGTVLALDRTGKGLRTAPRDAMISLSTPSGKQGRAFGVHRAMDTTGAMLGPLAAFLILSAAADGYDAVFGVSTCVAVLGVVVLVLFVPGRRQGTPTTGSNAADRLAPGVRLDARADGPADVYVPGARQAPEADEAGAADAKPRVRVREALELLRLPRLRALAGCAALLGLTTVSDAFVYLLLQRRAGIGEQWFTLLPLGTAVVFLLLAVPVGALADRVGRHTVFLAGHGTLLTAYALLLWAPSTPALPFLVLALHGVFYAATDGVLPAALADIVPEQLRASGLAIVGTSQALARFCCSLAFGAAWTVWGDGPALAASALGLLCCAAVASRVLRPTNGNR, from the coding sequence ATGTACCTCACCGACCGCTCCGCACCCGCGGGGGCGGACAGCGACCAGGGCCGAAGACGCGGTCTGCGGCCCGGGGTTGCCCCGGTCGTGCTCGTACTGGGCACGGTCAGCCTGATCACCGACATCTCCTCGGAGATGGTCACCGCCGTCCTGCCGCTCTACCTCGTCAGCACGCTCGGCTTCAGCCCGCTGGCCTTCGGCACCCTCGACGGTGTCTACAACGGCGTCAGCGCGCTGGTCCAGCTCACCGGCGGCCACCTCGCCGACCGCATGCGCAACCACAAACTCCTGGCGGGCCTCGGCTACGGCCTGTCCGCGCTGTGCAAGCCGCTGCTCCTGCTCGTGAGCAGCATCGGCACGCTCGGCACGGTCCTCGCCCTGGACCGCACCGGCAAGGGCCTGCGCACCGCCCCGCGCGACGCGATGATCTCCCTGTCCACGCCGTCCGGGAAGCAGGGCCGGGCCTTCGGTGTGCACCGGGCGATGGACACCACCGGCGCGATGCTCGGCCCGCTCGCCGCCTTCCTCATCCTGAGCGCGGCGGCCGACGGCTACGACGCGGTGTTCGGCGTGAGCACATGTGTGGCGGTGCTCGGGGTGGTCGTGCTGGTGCTGTTCGTGCCGGGGCGGCGGCAGGGTACGCCGACGACGGGCTCGAACGCGGCGGACAGGCTCGCACCCGGCGTACGGCTGGACGCGCGGGCCGACGGCCCCGCCGACGTCTACGTGCCGGGCGCACGGCAGGCCCCTGAGGCGGACGAGGCTGGGGCCGCCGACGCCAAGCCCCGCGTCCGCGTCCGCGAGGCCCTCGAGCTCCTTCGTCTGCCCCGCCTCCGGGCCCTCGCCGGCTGCGCCGCGCTCCTCGGCCTGACGACCGTCAGCGACGCCTTCGTCTACCTGCTCCTGCAACGCCGTGCGGGCATCGGCGAGCAGTGGTTCACGCTGCTCCCGCTGGGCACCGCCGTCGTGTTCCTGCTGCTGGCCGTACCCGTCGGCGCGCTGGCCGACCGGGTCGGGCGGCACACCGTGTTCCTCGCCGGGCACGGGACGCTGCTGACCGCTTACGCCCTCCTGCTGTGGGCACCGTCGACACCGGCCCTCCCGTTCCTCGTGCTCGCGCTGCACGGGGTGTTCTACGCGGCCACCGACGGCGTACTCCCGGCCGCCCTCGCGGACATCGTGCCCGAGCAGCTGCGCGCCAGCGGCCTCGCCATCGTCGGCACCAGCCAGGCTCTGGCCCGGTTCTGCTGCTCGCTGGCCTTCGGCGCGGCCTGGACGGTATGGGGGGACGGCCCGGCCCTGGCCGCCTCGGCGCTCGGCCTGCTGTGCTGCGCGGCCGTCGCGAGCCGGGTACTGCGACCGACGAACGGCAACCGATGA
- a CDS encoding ABC transporter ATP-binding protein, with protein MQTPELEKVTPRKGAVLLALRYYGRELARLRWLTLPAMLLSALGSTGINYIAPLIVAKLAGDIADGDEFTVGSALPYVLGFAGVLLLAEALWRVALHCLNRLDALGIEHLYVIGMDELFAKDAAFFHDNFAGSLTKRALSFATRFEPFVDTLAFQIVGSLVPLLFGSVVLWRYEPLLVVGLLVMIAVTALCAAPLIRRRQRLVAEREAAVARVAGHVADSLMNMDTVRAFGAEEREAAEHRSRVAASRRLTLRSWDYGNLRIDTFVAPMSVLTNALGLLLAVALGGGEHGVEAVVVAFTYYANATRIMFEFNQIYRRLESSMTEAAQFTELLLTPPTVLDPPSPEPLLPGAADVRFEQVSFAHAGAELLFEGLDLFVPGGTKVGLVGRSGGGKTTLTRLLLRMQDIDGGRILIGGQDISRLRQTDLRSLMAYVPQDPAMFHRTLRDNIAFARPDATEAEIRRAAEAAHVTEFADALPQGFDTLVGERGVKLSGGQRQRVALARAILRDAPILLLDEATSALDSESEILVQEALWRLMEGRTALVVAHRLSTVAGMDQLVVLDRGRIVEQGSHQELLALDGPYAKLWHHQSGGFLEDDPVEAELH; from the coding sequence ATGCAGACGCCTGAGCTAGAGAAAGTCACACCGCGCAAGGGCGCGGTGCTCCTCGCACTTCGGTACTACGGAAGGGAGTTGGCCCGGCTTCGGTGGCTGACCCTGCCCGCCATGCTGCTGTCCGCCCTGGGCAGCACCGGCATCAACTACATCGCGCCGCTGATCGTCGCGAAGCTCGCCGGCGACATCGCCGACGGCGACGAGTTCACCGTCGGTTCGGCGCTGCCGTACGTCCTCGGCTTCGCCGGTGTCCTGCTGCTCGCCGAAGCGCTGTGGCGGGTCGCCCTGCACTGTCTGAACCGTCTCGACGCGCTCGGCATCGAGCACCTGTACGTGATCGGGATGGACGAACTGTTCGCCAAGGACGCCGCGTTCTTCCACGACAACTTCGCCGGATCGCTGACCAAGCGCGCCCTGAGCTTCGCCACCCGTTTCGAGCCGTTCGTCGACACCCTGGCGTTCCAGATCGTAGGCAGTCTCGTGCCGCTGCTGTTCGGCTCGGTGGTGCTCTGGCGCTACGAACCGCTGCTCGTCGTGGGGCTGTTGGTCATGATCGCGGTCACGGCGCTGTGCGCGGCGCCGCTCATCCGGCGCCGCCAGAGGCTCGTCGCCGAGCGCGAGGCGGCGGTCGCCCGGGTGGCCGGGCACGTCGCCGACAGTCTGATGAACATGGACACGGTCCGGGCCTTCGGTGCCGAGGAACGCGAGGCCGCCGAACACCGCTCCCGTGTCGCGGCCTCACGCCGGCTCACGCTCAGGTCCTGGGACTACGGCAACCTGCGCATCGACACCTTCGTCGCGCCGATGTCCGTGCTGACCAACGCCCTGGGGCTGCTGCTCGCGGTCGCCCTCGGCGGGGGTGAGCACGGGGTCGAAGCGGTCGTGGTCGCCTTCACCTACTACGCCAACGCGACCCGGATCATGTTCGAGTTCAACCAGATCTACCGTCGCCTGGAGAGCTCGATGACGGAGGCGGCGCAGTTCACCGAACTGCTGCTGACCCCGCCGACCGTGCTCGACCCGCCGTCCCCGGAGCCGCTGCTGCCCGGGGCCGCCGATGTCCGCTTCGAGCAGGTGAGCTTCGCCCACGCGGGCGCGGAGTTGCTCTTCGAGGGACTCGATCTGTTCGTGCCCGGCGGGACGAAGGTGGGACTGGTCGGCCGGTCGGGCGGCGGCAAGACCACGCTGACCCGGCTGCTGCTGCGGATGCAGGACATCGACGGCGGCCGGATCCTGATCGGCGGACAGGACATCAGCAGACTGCGCCAGACCGACCTGCGCAGTCTGATGGCCTACGTCCCCCAGGATCCGGCCATGTTCCACCGCACCCTGCGCGACAACATCGCCTTCGCCCGGCCGGACGCCACCGAGGCCGAGATCCGCCGTGCGGCCGAGGCGGCCCACGTCACGGAGTTCGCCGACGCGCTGCCGCAGGGTTTCGACACCCTCGTGGGCGAGCGCGGTGTCAAACTGTCCGGCGGACAGCGTCAGCGCGTGGCCCTCGCCCGGGCGATCCTGCGGGACGCGCCGATCCTGCTGCTCGACGAGGCGACCAGTGCGCTGGACTCGGAGAGCGAGATCCTGGTCCAGGAGGCGCTGTGGCGGCTCATGGAGGGACGGACGGCGCTCGTGGTGGCGCACCGGCTGAGCACGGTCGCGGGCATGGACCAGCTCGTCGTCCTCGACCGCGGACGGATCGTCGAACAGGGCAGCCACCAGGAACTGCTCGCCCTGGACGGCCCGTACGCGAAGCTGTGGCACCACCAGTCGGGCGGGTTCCTCGAAGACGACCCCGTGGAGGCCGAGTTGCACTGA
- a CDS encoding GH59 galactosidase yields the protein MGMQRRFGWASLAAATTMALAAGVTAAPAAHSADDPVQIVVDGSDVRADNVNGLTYKGLGLLSCNSTSNLLMDYKAEHPGRYWQLVRVLFGGRNPLINHVKIEMGSDTNTSTGSDPATMRTADELADASRSPGFQLAADAKTVNPGLKVSILRWVMPQWVQTEWNKGTGTDEMYKWYKETILDAYQKYGYMVDYVDPDTNETTKPDISFVKWYKNALVNDTEFADPRYGLTPRQQEAAARAYHGIKIVASDENTTKDIGPAMLTDTELFGAVDAVGYHYTTEDRLDGTPDSATYRPYSKLATGDNAHGQDKEVWYSEGVGSFGWTDYRVNNTEGPGGASTGIGGVQSALDIANRSVKSYANSKRTHYIFQPAVGAFYEGAQYSHKELVSARDPWSGSIHYDAAVYVMQHFTQFARTGWENDTNTAGIWRTVPEASYSGVSGTENVDGSNGAPSYLTLADPRKKDFSTIAVNDSDRTKTYRIKAEHMDLGDDPAMEVWETRAADPGQAYDANFKHLAAELRPDGDGFYTYTVKPRSIVTFTTLDRSRDKATRQRLPQPTARTVLDTDASGKRHDTRDSVLYADDFGYEEEGRVQVGTGNGARKVSQSYLESRGNQPRYLVDQTGAWEVGKDADGGNALYQYLDQSMKDTGAWNRNTPNTTVGDFRWENYRASVDVSFPDPQGGLATLGVRQQKGMAATDAAYSVGIGPAGNWTFYRYGTALRTGTVTASAGYRLAVEAKGATVTAYVDGQAVATYQDPTPVSEGRVKLGTDFHRTAFDDLKVEKVAGYTPYATTLTDNMDSSVAYDGTWSRNASLGDAMNWYRSTSTSTTAGATVTVPFRGTGVDVIGGNDASAVLDVVVDGRPVARNARTTATDKRQATYSVRGLPDGRHTVTFTLKSGKLVLDAFTAISGDVDGRVDTAPVRAALDAVGSPDRADYTADSWALFATARAAARAAVSGQRGLDALGVEQVASRLGDAYDGLVRQEV from the coding sequence ATGGGTATGCAGCGAAGATTCGGGTGGGCCTCGCTCGCCGCGGCGACCACCATGGCACTGGCGGCAGGAGTGACCGCGGCTCCCGCCGCCCACTCCGCGGACGATCCCGTGCAGATCGTGGTCGACGGGAGTGACGTACGCGCCGACAACGTGAACGGCCTGACCTACAAGGGCCTCGGTCTGCTCAGCTGCAACAGCACGAGCAATCTGCTGATGGACTACAAGGCGGAGCACCCCGGCCGTTACTGGCAGCTCGTCAGGGTCCTGTTCGGCGGGAGGAACCCGCTGATCAACCACGTCAAGATCGAGATGGGTTCGGACACGAACACGTCGACCGGTTCCGATCCCGCGACCATGCGCACGGCGGACGAACTCGCCGACGCGTCCCGCTCCCCCGGCTTCCAGCTGGCCGCCGACGCCAAGACGGTGAACCCGGGGCTCAAGGTCTCGATCCTGCGCTGGGTCATGCCCCAGTGGGTCCAGACCGAGTGGAACAAGGGCACCGGCACCGACGAGATGTACAAGTGGTACAAGGAGACGATCCTCGACGCGTACCAGAAGTACGGGTACATGGTCGACTACGTCGACCCGGACACCAACGAGACCACGAAACCCGACATCTCCTTCGTCAAGTGGTACAAGAACGCACTGGTCAACGACACCGAATTCGCCGACCCCCGATACGGCCTGACGCCTCGTCAGCAGGAGGCGGCCGCCCGCGCCTACCACGGCATCAAGATCGTCGCCTCGGACGAGAACACCACGAAGGACATCGGTCCCGCGATGCTCACGGACACCGAACTCTTCGGCGCGGTCGACGCGGTGGGCTACCACTACACCACCGAGGACCGGCTCGACGGCACCCCCGACAGCGCCACCTACCGGCCGTACTCGAAGCTGGCGACCGGTGACAACGCCCACGGCCAGGACAAGGAGGTCTGGTACAGCGAGGGCGTCGGTTCGTTCGGCTGGACGGACTACCGGGTCAACAACACCGAGGGTCCGGGCGGCGCGAGCACCGGCATCGGCGGCGTGCAGAGCGCGCTCGACATCGCCAACCGCTCCGTGAAGAGCTACGCCAACTCCAAGCGCACCCACTACATCTTCCAGCCGGCCGTCGGGGCCTTCTACGAGGGCGCCCAGTACAGCCACAAGGAACTGGTCAGCGCCCGCGACCCGTGGTCCGGGAGCATCCACTACGACGCCGCCGTCTACGTGATGCAGCACTTCACCCAGTTCGCGAGGACCGGCTGGGAGAACGACACCAACACGGCCGGCATCTGGCGCACCGTGCCGGAGGCGAGCTACAGCGGGGTGAGCGGGACCGAGAACGTCGACGGCTCGAACGGCGCGCCCAGCTACCTGACACTCGCCGACCCGCGGAAGAAGGACTTCTCCACGATCGCCGTCAACGACAGCGACCGCACGAAGACGTACCGGATCAAGGCCGAGCACATGGACCTGGGCGACGATCCCGCCATGGAGGTCTGGGAGACCCGCGCGGCGGACCCCGGCCAGGCCTACGACGCGAACTTCAAGCATCTCGCCGCCGAACTCCGCCCCGACGGCGACGGCTTCTACACCTACACGGTGAAGCCGCGCTCGATCGTCACGTTCACCACGCTCGACCGCAGCCGCGACAAGGCGACGCGACAGCGCCTGCCCCAGCCGACGGCCCGCACCGTGCTCGACACCGACGCGTCCGGCAAGCGGCACGACACCCGCGACTCCGTCCTGTACGCCGACGACTTCGGGTACGAGGAGGAGGGCCGGGTCCAGGTCGGCACCGGCAACGGGGCCCGCAAGGTGTCCCAGTCGTATCTCGAGTCCCGTGGCAACCAGCCCCGTTACCTGGTCGACCAGACCGGCGCGTGGGAGGTCGGCAAGGACGCCGACGGCGGCAACGCGCTGTACCAGTACCTGGACCAGTCCATGAAGGACACCGGCGCCTGGAACCGGAACACCCCCAACACCACGGTCGGCGACTTCCGTTGGGAGAACTACCGGGCCTCGGTCGACGTCTCCTTCCCCGACCCGCAGGGCGGCCTCGCCACCCTGGGCGTACGCCAGCAGAAGGGCATGGCGGCGACCGACGCGGCGTACAGCGTCGGGATCGGGCCGGCCGGGAACTGGACCTTCTACCGGTACGGCACCGCGCTCCGGACCGGAACGGTCACCGCGTCCGCCGGCTACCGTCTCGCCGTCGAGGCCAAGGGCGCGACCGTCACCGCGTACGTCGACGGCCAGGCCGTCGCCACCTACCAGGACCCGACGCCCGTGAGCGAGGGGCGCGTCAAGCTCGGCACCGACTTCCACCGGACCGCGTTCGACGACCTGAAGGTCGAGAAGGTCGCCGGATACACCCCGTACGCCACCACGCTGACCGACAACATGGACAGCTCGGTCGCCTACGACGGCACCTGGAGCCGGAACGCCTCCCTCGGCGACGCGATGAACTGGTACCGGTCGACGTCGACCAGCACCACCGCCGGCGCGACCGTGACCGTGCCGTTCCGTGGCACGGGCGTCGACGTCATCGGCGGCAACGACGCGAGTGCCGTCCTCGACGTCGTGGTGGACGGCCGGCCCGTCGCCCGGAACGCGCGGACCACCGCCACCGACAAGCGCCAGGCGACGTACTCGGTCCGCGGCCTGCCCGACGGCAGGCACACGGTGACGTTCACACTGAAGTCAGGGAAGCTCGTCCTCGACGCCTTCACCGCGATCTCGGGCGACGTGGACGGGCGGGTCGACACCGCACCGGTCCGGGCCGCTCTGGACGCGGTGGGCTCCCCGGACCGCGCCGACTACACGGCCGACTCCTGGGCCCTCTTCGCCACCGCCCGCGCGGCTGCCAGGGCCGCGGTGTCCGGGCAGCGGGGCCTCGACGCCCTCGGTGTCGAACAGGTCGCGAGCAGGCTCGGCGACGCCTATGACGGGCTGGTGCGCCAGGAGGTCTGA
- a CDS encoding SHOCT domain-containing protein: MSASTYLAYDYPLLSVFWSMLWFFLWIMWFVLLFRVVVDIFRDDAMSGWAKAGWLVFTIVLPFLGVFVYVIARGKNMGRREVAQARAQQQAFDSYIRETAKDGGGTTSVDELARLSEIRAKGDITDAEFARAKELVLSGHGSGTSADVAATSRR, translated from the coding sequence ATGAGTGCGTCCACGTATCTCGCGTACGACTATCCGCTGCTGAGCGTCTTCTGGTCCATGCTGTGGTTCTTCCTGTGGATCATGTGGTTCGTCCTGCTCTTCCGCGTCGTCGTCGACATCTTCCGAGACGACGCCATGAGCGGCTGGGCCAAGGCCGGCTGGCTGGTGTTCACGATCGTCCTGCCCTTCCTGGGCGTCTTCGTCTATGTCATCGCCCGCGGCAAGAACATGGGCCGCCGGGAGGTCGCCCAGGCGCGGGCACAGCAGCAGGCCTTCGACTCGTACATCCGTGAGACCGCCAAGGACGGCGGCGGCACCACCAGCGTGGACGAACTCGCCAGGCTCTCGGAGATCCGGGCCAAGGGCGACATCACGGACGCGGAGTTCGCCCGCGCGAAGGAGCTGGTCCTGAGCGGCCACGGCTCGGGGACATCCGCCGACGTCGCCGCCACCTCCCGGCGCTGA
- a CDS encoding DUF308 domain-containing protein, which translates to MTVPRGSAPPTAPERDPYGGASDRTVGGADVLGRLGRSWTWILGSAIATLVPGVLVLVWPDETLHVLAVLIGLYLLVTGAFRFVAVFARGTSGERLPGLLTAVLYVLAGVLCLRNPLQTIAALSLIVGVVWLVSGILTLYTAIATEDLPHRAFVVGVAVIGIVAGIVVLALPAESARALTRLLGLWLVLLGLFELVLALAWRAALRRSGLTDRQEAPADV; encoded by the coding sequence ATGACCGTGCCGCGTGGATCGGCACCGCCCACCGCACCGGAGCGCGATCCCTACGGCGGCGCCTCCGACCGCACGGTCGGCGGAGCGGACGTACTGGGGCGGCTCGGCCGTTCCTGGACCTGGATCCTGGGTTCCGCGATCGCCACACTCGTGCCGGGCGTCCTCGTACTGGTCTGGCCGGACGAGACCCTGCACGTTCTCGCCGTCCTCATCGGCCTGTACCTGCTCGTGACCGGAGCCTTCCGGTTCGTGGCCGTCTTCGCCCGGGGCACGTCCGGCGAACGACTCCCCGGTCTGCTCACCGCCGTGCTCTACGTCCTCGCCGGGGTGCTGTGTCTGCGCAATCCGCTCCAGACCATCGCCGCGCTCTCCCTGATCGTCGGAGTGGTCTGGCTGGTGTCCGGGATTCTCACCCTCTACACGGCGATCGCCACCGAGGACCTGCCGCACCGCGCCTTCGTGGTGGGCGTGGCGGTGATCGGCATCGTCGCCGGGATCGTGGTGCTGGCCCTGCCGGCCGAGTCGGCCCGTGCACTGACCCGGCTGCTCGGCCTGTGGCTCGTCCTGCTGGGCCTGTTCGAGCTCGTGCTCGCCCTCGCCTGGCGGGCCGCGCTGCGCAGGTCGGGCCTCACGGACCGCCAGGAGGCACCGGCGGACGTCTGA
- a CDS encoding MFS transporter: MRRWRALIVLGTAQFLMVLDTSVMNVSISQLVEDFDTEVTTIQAVITLYALVMAAFMVIGGRLGDILGRRRLFFLGLMVYGTGSALTALAPTVWVLALGWSVIEGLGAAMVLPAMAALVAESYRGPDRAVAYGVIGGLAGAGIAVGPLLGGWVTTYLTWRLVFAGEVVVVLAVLCCRRVITESRRTGPRPRLDGVGAALSAVGLGLGVLGVLQSSTWGWVSPRNPPFTVLGFSPTLFVVGAGVGVLALFVRWERRRDAQGADPLVHLPLLGRPALRSGLMTLLGQNLILLGLFFVIPLYLQVVQGFDAFETGLRLLPVSITMLVASLLASSLGRAVGPRTIVRLALATLVVAVVWLLATIDPVIDDAQFAGAMALVGVGTGLLASQLGNVVQSSVGEEERSEVGGLQFTAQNLGSALGTALIGSILLGALAHAFTAQVEDDPRLSESARTQTGVALESGISFVTTDQVRSAAADAGLPPSDVDAVADSYASAQLDGLKAAILATGGVALASFLVTPNLPGGGRSRTGARGKTAAPAPSAGPTR; this comes from the coding sequence ATGAGGCGATGGCGCGCACTGATCGTCCTGGGAACAGCTCAGTTCCTGATGGTCCTGGACACCTCGGTCATGAATGTCTCGATCAGCCAGCTGGTCGAGGACTTCGACACCGAGGTCACCACCATCCAGGCCGTCATCACCCTGTACGCGCTGGTCATGGCCGCATTCATGGTCATCGGCGGCAGGCTCGGCGACATCCTGGGGCGTCGCCGCCTCTTCTTCCTCGGACTGATGGTGTACGGCACGGGATCGGCCCTGACCGCGCTGGCCCCCACCGTGTGGGTCCTCGCCCTCGGCTGGTCGGTCATCGAGGGACTCGGCGCGGCCATGGTGCTGCCGGCCATGGCCGCCCTGGTCGCGGAGTCCTATCGCGGGCCGGACCGGGCCGTCGCCTACGGCGTCATCGGCGGCCTCGCCGGCGCGGGGATCGCGGTCGGGCCGCTCCTCGGCGGCTGGGTGACCACCTACCTCACCTGGCGGCTGGTCTTCGCCGGTGAAGTCGTGGTCGTCCTGGCCGTGCTGTGCTGCCGACGGGTGATCACCGAGTCCCGACGCACCGGGCCCCGTCCCCGTCTCGACGGAGTCGGTGCCGCGCTGTCGGCCGTCGGGCTCGGACTGGGCGTGCTCGGTGTGCTGCAGAGCAGCACCTGGGGCTGGGTCTCGCCCCGCAACCCGCCCTTCACCGTCCTGGGGTTCTCGCCGACTCTCTTCGTCGTCGGTGCCGGAGTGGGCGTTCTGGCCCTCTTCGTCCGCTGGGAGCGGCGGCGCGACGCCCAGGGCGCCGACCCCCTCGTGCACCTGCCCCTGCTGGGCCGCCCGGCTCTGCGCTCCGGTCTGATGACCCTGCTGGGCCAGAACCTCATCCTGCTGGGCCTGTTCTTCGTGATCCCGCTGTACCTGCAGGTCGTACAGGGGTTCGACGCGTTCGAGACAGGACTCCGTCTGCTGCCGGTGTCCATCACCATGCTCGTGGCCTCCCTGCTCGCCTCCTCGCTGGGACGGGCCGTCGGACCGCGCACGATCGTCCGGCTGGCGCTCGCCACCCTGGTGGTCGCCGTCGTGTGGCTGCTCGCCACCATCGACCCCGTCATCGACGACGCGCAGTTCGCAGGAGCCATGGCCCTGGTGGGCGTGGGCACCGGCCTGCTCGCCTCGCAGCTGGGCAACGTCGTCCAGTCCAGCGTCGGCGAGGAGGAGCGCAGCGAGGTCGGAGGGCTTCAGTTCACGGCGCAGAACCTGGGCTCCGCGCTGGGCACGGCACTGATCGGGTCGATCCTCCTCGGTGCGCTGGCGCACGCCTTCACCGCACAGGTCGAGGACGATCCACGGCTGTCCGAGTCGGCCCGCACGCAGACCGGTGTGGCCCTCGAGTCCGGAATCTCCTTCGTCACCACCGACCAGGTGCGCTCGGCGGCGGCGGACGCGGGACTGCCGCCCTCCGATGTCGATGCCGTCGCGGACTCCTACGCCTCCGCGCAGCTCGACGGTCTCAAGGCGGCGATCCTCGCCACCGGTGGCGTCGCACTGGCCAGTTTCCTGGTCACACCGAACCTCCCGGGCGGTGGGAGAAGCCGTACCGGAGCCCGGGGAAAGACCGCGGCGCCGGCTCCGTCGGCCGGACCGACGCGCTGA